GGAGACCGGGGTGGGGCCGGCCATGGCGTCGGGAAGCCACACGTAGAGGGGAATCTGGGCGCTCTTGCCCGTGGCGCCCACGAAGAGCAGCAGCGTGATGGCGGTCACCAGGGCCCCGCCCAGGGCCAGGGTCGCCGGGGCCTGGGACATGACGGTGCGGAAGTCCAGGGTTCCGAAGTGGACGAAGATGAGGAACATGGCCAGGAGGAAGCCGAAGTCGCCGATCCGGTTGACGATGAAGGCCTTCATGCCCGCCGCGGCCTTGGCGGCGTCCTCGAACCAGAACCCGATGAGGAGGTAGGAGCACAGCCCCACGCCCTCCCAGCCCACGAACATCACCAGGAAGTTGCTCCCCAGCACCAGGGTGAGCATGGCGAAGCTAAACAGGTTCAGGTACGAGAAGTACCGGGCGTACCCCGGGTCGTGGCTCATGTACCCCACGGAGTACACGTGGATCAGGAAGCCCACCCCCGTCACCACCAGGATCATGACGCAGCTGAGCGGGTCGAGCAGGTAGGCCAGATCCACCTTGAGCGAGCCCGCTGCGATCCACTCGAAGAGGGTCTGGGTGAGCACCCGCTCGTTTTCCGGGAGCGCGCGCAGGGTCATGAAGCCCCACACCGAGAGCAAGAACGACAGGAAGATGCTCCCGCACGCGATCCCCGAGACCAGGCTCTTGGGCAGCCGCTTCCCCAGCAGGCCGTTGACGAGCGCGCCCACCAAGGGGAGGAAGGGGATGAGCCAGATGTAGCCCCAAGTGTGTTCTTGCATCGCCGCGTCCTTTTTGGGCGCTCAGCCCTTGAGCAGATCGAGCTCGTCCGCGTGCACCGTGCCCCGGGTCCGGTACAGGGACACGATGATGGCCAGGCCCACCGCGGCCTCGGCCGCGGCCACCGTCATCACGAAGATCACGTAGATGAGTCCCTCGACGCTGTTGAGGTGGTCGGCCAGGGCGACGAAGGCCAGGTTCACGCCGTTGAGCATGAGCTCGATGCACATGAGCAGCACGATCACGTTGCGCCGGAGCAGCACGCCCACCGCCCCCAGGGTGAAGAGCACCGCCGAGAGGGTCATGGAGTATTCGAGGGGTATCATCGCGTCCTTCCTTCCCGGCCTTCCCGGCCCCAGCTGCCCGCCGCCGTCCCCAATCCGCCGCTCACAGCTTCTTCTTCGCGAGCGCCACGGCCCCCACG
This is a stretch of genomic DNA from Thermodesulfobacteriota bacterium. It encodes these proteins:
- the nuoK gene encoding NADH-quinone oxidoreductase subunit NuoK codes for the protein MIPLEYSMTLSAVLFTLGAVGVLLRRNVIVLLMCIELMLNGVNLAFVALADHLNSVEGLIYVIFVMTVAAAEAAVGLAIIVSLYRTRGTVHADELDLLKG